TGCTCATCGGCCTGGCTGCGGGCACCAAAATGGGTACGGACTCCATTTTGTTCTACCTGCTGACCTATCTCTTCGCGAATCTCGGGGCCTTCGCCGTGATCATGGCAATCAGCAATTCAGTGGGCAGCGATGAGATCGATGACTACCGGGGATTGAATCGGCGCTCGCCGTTTCTGGCCTTTGCTATGCTGATTTTCCTGCTCTCGTTGGCCGGCGTACCCCCGCTTGCCGGCTTCATCGGAAAACTCTACATCTTTGTCGCGGCGATCAAGGAGGGCCTCTATATCCTCATCACCGTGGGACTCGTGAACATCGTCGTGTCGATGTACTACTATTTGATCGTCGTCAAGAAAATGTATATCAACGAGCCGCTCGATTCTTCTCCCATCAAGACCACGGGCCCCTTGCGGGCCGTGATTTATGTCGGTCTCGCCGGAACGCTGGTGATCGGCATCTATCCCCAGCCATTCCTTGACTGGGCCGTGTCCGCAACCCTGATGTTTTCCAATTTTCTCGGGCCTGCAGCATCCATTCTTCCTCCGACACCACCTGTCGGGGGCTAAGCGCATCGTCCCGGAAACCCTCGCGGTTTCCATCAAATCTCTTCGCGTATCAAGGGCTTCTGCTACAATACGCACTGTAGTCTACCGGCTGCATGTGCCAATGTCTCGTCTGACCCGCGAGTGCCTTTTCCTGCATTCGTGGGGCCTTCATGTGGACCATGGATAAACCGAACCGCCCACAGGCACTCGATGCCGGCGTCGACACCGACCCTCGCGCTCCGTCCCAGGGTGAGCAAGCCTCGACCCCGCTGGCGTTTATCCGTCCATTCCTTCGGACCATCCAGCAGCGTTCCATCGAACAGCGCGTCCTCGCAGGGTTCGGACTGGTGTTTGCCGGCATCCTGGTGATCTCCGTCATCTCCTATCGCAACATGACGGTCCTCATCCGAAACGGCCATCAAGATCAACGAAGTCACGAGTTCATTCAGCTACTCGGGGCAATGGGCGAGGCCATGGATGACGCAGAAAATGGGCACCGGCGCTTTCTGGTCACCGGAGACGAGAGTTATCTCGCCGCGTATACCATTCTTCGCGAACGCGCGCCGGAATTCACCCGTTACCTGCGCGAACTCACGGAGCCCGACAGCACCCAGGGCGCCCATGTCACGCACCTTGAACAACTCATCACGCAACAGCTCCAGGAGGAACGCAACGCGATAGAGCTGCGAAAAAAGACCGGATTCGAAGCGGTCCGGGGCATGGCCTTGACCGGTGTGGCAAAGGCCTCGCTGGAGGCGGCGAGGAAACTCCAAGGTCAGATGGAGCAGGAGGAAAACAAGGCGCTCGCGCAACGGGTCATCGAGTCCACCAGCACGACGCGCTCCAGCATTATTCTTCTCAGCATCGGCGCGCTTTTGCTCTTCGTGCTCCTCGCCGCTGTCTATTATTTAATCCGGCATGACATCACCGCCCGGCGACGGATCGCCGAGGAACTCCATCGCCGGGGAGAACTCCTGGAGGCGGCCAACAAGGAATTAGAAGCGTTCAGCTATTCCGTCTCGCACGATTTGCGCGCCCCGCTGAGACACATCGATGGCTACGCCTCGCTACTGGCGAAAGCCACCGCCGTGTCGTTGGACGACAAAGCCAAACGCTACTTGCACACCATCTCGGAAGCCGCCACCAGAATGGGGCAACTCATCGACGATCTGCTGGTCTTTTCGCGCATGGGACGGCAGGAAATGTTGCACGGCACGGTCAACCTCAATCAATTGATCGCGGCGGTGCTGCACGATCTTCGACATGACTTGCAAGATCGCACTATCTCATGGACAATCGCGGAACTCCCTGATGTCACGGGAGACGCCGCCATGCTCCGACAGGTTTTTGTAAATCTGATCGCCAACGCCGTGAAGTTCACCAGCACACAACCGAACGCCAGCATCGAAATCGGCAGCCGGAGCGCCGATTCCAATGAAGCAGTGTTATTCGTGCGCGATAATGGAGTAGGATTCGATATGCAGTATGCGAACAAACTCTTTGGGGTCTTTCAGCGACTCCATCGCGCGGACGAATTCGAAGGGACGGGCATCGGGTTGGCGAATGTCCGACGAATTATTCACCGACATGGGGGAAAGACCTGGGCGGAAGGCGCGCTCGGCAAAGGCGCCACCTTTTACGTCAGCCTCCCCCTCGCGAGGCCATCCATATGACGCTCTCCAAACCTATTGTGCTGGCTGAAGACAATCCGCGCGACGCCGAACTGACACTCGCGGCCATGGAAGAGCACCAGCTGGCCGACAAAGTCATCCTCTGTCATGACGGGGCGGAAGTGCTCGATTACCTCTATTGCCGCGGGGCCTTCAAGACGAGGCTCCAGGGGAATCCGGCCGTCGTCCTGCTCGATCTGAAAATGCCGAAAGTCGACGGGCTTGAAGTGTTGCGCACCATCAAGAATGACGCCGATCTGCGGCCCATTCCCGTCGTCATGCTCACGTCTTCGCGGGAAGAACGGGATCTGGCCGAAAGTTATGCCCTGGGCGCCAACGCCTACGTCGTCAAGCCAGTGGAGTTCCATCAGTTCCTCAAGGCCGTCAAGGAACTCGGCGTGTTCTGGGGCATGATCAACGAGCCGCCGCCTGAAGGCGCCAGCCGCGCAGCAGGCCGATCAGCATAACCATCCGGGTTCGACACAGACGATGACTCAGCCCCTGCGACTCATTCATCTTGAGGGCAACCAGGCGGACGCGGAGCTCATTGATTCCACGCTTCGCAACGCCGGCATTCCCTGCCAGTCAAAACGCGTCCACACGCGCGAAGATTTTCTCGCGGCCCTCCGTCAGGGAGGATTCAACCTGATCCTCGCTGACACCACACTATCCGGCTTCGACGGAGCCGCAGCGCTCGATCTCGCGCGAGCCCTCCATCCCGACGTGCCATTCCTCTTCGTCTCCGGCATGCAAGGCGAAGAATTCGCCGTCGACATGATGCAGCGCGGAGCCACCGACTTTATTTCCAAACAACGGCTAGGCAGGCTGGTGCCCTCTATTCGACGGACGGTGCGTGAACTTGACGCGCGGTTGGACCGGAAACGGGCCGAAGACGCGTTGCGCATGAGTGAAAAACAGCTGCGCCAGGCGCAGAAGATGGAAGCCGTCGGCCGCCTGGCTGGAGGGCTCGCCCATGATTTCAACAACCTGCTGACCGTCATCATGGGACATAGCCAGGTGCTGCTGGGCGAACTGGCCCCCGGCACCCCGATCCGCGCCAAGATCGAAGAGATGCAGAAGGCCGGGGAGCGGGCCGCAAACTTGATCCGTCAACTCATGGCCTTCAGCCGCAAACAACCGATGGAACCGAAGGTACTGCCGCTGAACTCGGTCATCGGGAGTGTGGAAGGGATGCTCCGCCGCCTCATCGGCGAGGACATTCAACTGGTCATCCGGCCCGATCCCCATCACGGCCATGTGAAGGCGGATCCGGGACAGCTGGAACAAGTCTTGATGAACCTCGTCGTGAATGCCAGGGATGCCATGCCGAACGGAGGGCTGCTGGCCATCGAAACATCACAAGTGGAGCTGACGCGCACCCCTATGCACCATCTGCACCCCTTGCCGTTGGGGCACTATGTC
This sequence is a window from Nitrospira sp.. Protein-coding genes within it:
- a CDS encoding CHASE3 domain-containing protein, with product MDKPNRPQALDAGVDTDPRAPSQGEQASTPLAFIRPFLRTIQQRSIEQRVLAGFGLVFAGILVISVISYRNMTVLIRNGHQDQRSHEFIQLLGAMGEAMDDAENGHRRFLVTGDESYLAAYTILRERAPEFTRYLRELTEPDSTQGAHVTHLEQLITQQLQEERNAIELRKKTGFEAVRGMALTGVAKASLEAARKLQGQMEQEENKALAQRVIESTSTTRSSIILLSIGALLLFVLLAAVYYLIRHDITARRRIAEELHRRGELLEAANKELEAFSYSVSHDLRAPLRHIDGYASLLAKATAVSLDDKAKRYLHTISEAATRMGQLIDDLLVFSRMGRQEMLHGTVNLNQLIAAVLHDLRHDLQDRTISWTIAELPDVTGDAAMLRQVFVNLIANAVKFTSTQPNASIEIGSRSADSNEAVLFVRDNGVGFDMQYANKLFGVFQRLHRADEFEGTGIGLANVRRIIHRHGGKTWAEGALGKGATFYVSLPLARPSI
- a CDS encoding response regulator, with the translated sequence MTLSKPIVLAEDNPRDAELTLAAMEEHQLADKVILCHDGAEVLDYLYCRGAFKTRLQGNPAVVLLDLKMPKVDGLEVLRTIKNDADLRPIPVVMLTSSREERDLAESYALGANAYVVKPVEFHQFLKAVKELGVFWGMINEPPPEGASRAAGRSA
- a CDS encoding response regulator; this translates as MTQPLRLIHLEGNQADAELIDSTLRNAGIPCQSKRVHTREDFLAALRQGGFNLILADTTLSGFDGAAALDLARALHPDVPFLFVSGMQGEEFAVDMMQRGATDFISKQRLGRLVPSIRRTVRELDARLDRKRAEDALRMSEKQLRQAQKMEAVGRLAGGLAHDFNNLLTVIMGHSQVLLGELAPGTPIRAKIEEMQKAGERAANLIRQLMAFSRKQPMEPKVLPLNSVIGSVEGMLRRLIGEDIQLVIRPDPHHGHVKADPGQLEQVLMNLVVNARDAMPNGGLLAIETSQVELTRTPMHHLHPLPLGHYVKLTVTDTGCGMDADVFSHLFEPFFTTKDTHKGTGLGLSTVFGIVTSCGGGIDVWTQVGHGTTFDLYFPRAAPQPSAASAESSATQPRQGSETILLVEDDGAVRDLVRQELLKTGYHVIEAKNGVEACLTATQQSYHVDLLLTDVVMPGMNGRELAEHLSVIKPNLRVLFMSGYLDDICVNSGMDPHRTTFLQKPFTPDLLLRTVRALLDSSAAGTGSIHLQASPPSHSPRSARAS